The following proteins come from a genomic window of Lolium rigidum isolate FL_2022 chromosome 5, APGP_CSIRO_Lrig_0.1, whole genome shotgun sequence:
- the LOC124653942 gene encoding acyl-coenzyme A thioesterase 13-like: MVTDSKEGAVCISIPLSQSVVADLPMASTSAALEKARRLLEEAAGESLPTEQVDALPSGFYDAFVLCGIRVHAVEPGRLLCHFTVPSRLLNSGSFLHGGATASLVDLVGSAVFYTAGAQTRGSPLEMNISYLDAAFSDEEIDIEAKVLRAGKAVGVATVELKKKSGKIIAQARYSKYLGPSSKL, from the exons ATGGTCACTGACAGCAAGGAAGGCGCAGTTTGTATCTCCATTCCTCTTTCTCAATCGGTGGTAGCGGACCTGCCGATGGCGTCGACGTCAGCGGCGCTGGAGAAGGCTCGCCGGCtactggaggaggcggcgggggaGTCGCTGCCTACGGAGCAGGTGGACGCGCTGCCCTCCGGTTTCTACGACGCCTTCGTGCTCTGCGGCATCCGCGTCCACGCCGTCGAGCCCGGTCGCCTCCTATGCCACTTCACCGTCCCCTCCCGTCTCCTC AACTCGGGCAGCTTCCTGCACGGTGGTGCAACCGCGTCGCTGGTTGACTTGGTGGGCTCTGCTGTCTTCTACACCGCTGGGGCACAGACCAGGGGCTCGCCACTAGAGATGAACATCTCCTACCTGGATGCTGCATTTTCGGAT GAAGAGATTGATATCGAGGCCAAGGTTCTGCGTGCTGGAAAAGCAGTAGGAGTGGCTACTGTGGAACTAAAGAAGAAATCTGGCAAAATCATTGCTCAAGCCCGCTACTCCAAGTATCTTGGTCCGTCTAgtaaactttga